ATATTCCCGGAATCGTCCATGAACGCCGCGGGGATAACGGCATGTCCTTCCGGCGAAAGGAACGGCGTTTCGAAATTCAGGAATGTCAGCGAACCGCCTTCCGGCTCGACGGAAATCCGGGCCGCCATCTCATTCGAAGGGGCCGCCTCCTGCGCCCGCTCGGGGATCTCGATCTCGATCTCTTCCGGGACGGCTGCGGAAGCCTCCTCCTCGGCCGGGGCTTCCTCTTCGACGACCGGGGGCGCGGTCGGCAGAATCACGAATTCCTCCGGTAACGATTCCACGGGTTCCGGCATTACCGCCTCATCGTGTTCCACGGTCTCCCGGGTCTCGGCGGTTTCCGTCGTTACTGCCGTCTCCCTTTCCGCCTGGACCTCCTGGATCTCCTCCACTTCGGAAATCTCCTCCAGGGGTTCCTCCTTCGGTTGGAAAGATTTCCCGATGCCTGCTTCGGTAATCTTACCGGACTCTTCCTTCTCCGCCGCCTCGCCCGGAAGGAGCAGCGTCTTCCGAAGGTGGGAAAAGACCATCCGCGAGATCGCCACCAGCGTCTCCGACACTCCCACTCCGTCCTTCGCGATGCCCTCGACCACCGGAACGTTCATGGCGTTGAGCCTGGCGTTCATCTCCGCCACCGAAGAGATGTTGCGGAGGTCGCGCTTGTTGTACTGCATTACGAAGGGGATGTCCTCGATCTTCCTGCCGTAGCCGACAAGGTTTTCGACCAGGTTCTTCAGGCTCTCCTCGTTGCTCTGCGCCATCTCGGCCTGGGAGTCCGCCACGAAGACGATGCCGTCCACTCCCTGCAGGACGAGGCGGCGCGTCGCGTTGTAGAACACCTGACCCGGAACCGTATAGAGGTGAAACCTCACCTTGAACCCCCGGATCTGCCCGAGGTCCACCGGGAGGAAATCGAAGAACAGCGTCCTGTCGGTTTCCGTCGGCAGGGAGATGAGCCTTCCCTTCTGCTCGGGGCGGAGAAGGCGGTGCACCATGTCGATATTGGTGGTCTTGCCGGAGAGGCCGGGCCCGTAATAGACGATCTTCGCGCTCAATTCCCTGGTAGCGTAATTGAAGAGTGCCATGCCGTCTCTCCGGTCCTTCCGTCAGCGGTGGCGAACGGCCAGCCGCTTCGCCTCTCTGCGCACCAACGCGTGGACATTACGGTTCCTGGTAAGCAGGTTCAGTTCCTGCACCGAAAGGCGGGGCAGGTGCCGCATCGCAACCGGCACGGGCGTCCGGGGATTCGAGACGATGGCCCTGAGAACCAGCGGGTTGCTCATCCATTCCTTGTGCTGGCCGATTTCCCGAAGCAGGTCTTCGTTCGTCAACGGCGATTGTACATACTCCACCACGTCGGGTTGGGACAGCCGCGGGCTGCCGAAGACCGCCCTTGCGACGAGTTTGTTCGGATCCCGCGAAAGAATCTGCCTTACCTCCTTGTTCCCCTTGACCGCGAGTTCGACCT
The genomic region above belongs to Deltaproteobacteria bacterium and contains:
- a CDS encoding GTPase domain-containing protein; amino-acid sequence: MALFNYATRELSAKIVYYGPGLSGKTTNIDMVHRLLRPEQKGRLISLPTETDRTLFFDFLPVDLGQIRGFKVRFHLYTVPGQVFYNATRRLVLQGVDGIVFVADSQAEMAQSNEESLKNLVENLVGYGRKIEDIPFVMQYNKRDLRNISSVAEMNARLNAMNVPVVEGIAKDGVGVSETLVAISRMVFSHLRKTLLLPGEAAEKEESGKITEAGIGKSFQPKEEPLEEISEVEEIQEVQAERETAVTTETAETRETVEHDEAVMPEPVESLPEEFVILPTAPPVVEEEAPAEEEASAAVPEEIEIEIPERAQEAAPSNEMAARISVEPEGGSLTFLNFETPFLSPEGHAVIPAAFMDDSGNIVRVRIRIAMEERK